The Heliorestis convoluta genome includes the window CTCGGTAAGGAGGTTCTATATGCGTCAGCGTAGCCATACCTTTTTTGGTGAGAACCGACTCTGGCAAGGGTCACGAATGATCTTGCCAGAACACCGAGCTGGTTCCATCGAAAAAGTCTGTGAAGAAAGTCTCGCCGATAGCGCCATACCCTGCCCTACGCAAGACTATTTAGAAGAGTTACAAGGGCTCATTGAAACAGCAATCGCCCAAGGTACACATCTTACTTTGCTGGTCAAAGAAAAAAACTATGTCAAAGCAGTCCAAGGCAGGCCCCTTCGTCTCGGTCAACCGCCCGGTTTTTTACGTCTTGAAAAAGAAGGGACTTCCTTCTCCATTCCCATCACAGCCATTGTAGGTGTTGAAGAAGTATGAGCCTTCAGAAAGAAGAAGCTACCATTTTACTGGCTGACATGAACTCTTTCTACGCTAGCGTAGAGAGGGCTCACAATCCAGCGCTACAGGGCAAACCTGTCCTCGTCTGTGGCGATCCAGAGCGACGTCACGGCATTATCTTAGCGGCTTCACAAGAAGCGAAAGCCTATGGCATTAAGACAGCAATGACTGTCGGAGAAGCGCTGGCTCTCTGTCCAGAAGCGCAGTGCGTCTTACCTCGCATGGCTCTTTATCTTGAAATATCTTGGAAAATACAGCAAATCGCTCGCACTTTTTCACCGCTCGTAGAACCCTATAGCGTCGATGAGCTTTTTATAGACACAGCCGGTACAGAGAAGATGGGTACGTCCGCTGAAGAAGTAGCCCATCGCTTTCGCCAACGCCTCCGCGAAGAGCTTAACATTCCCTGTTCGATTGGAATGAGCCATAACAAATTCCTAGCCAAAATGGCTTGCGACATTGAAGCCAAGAAAAGCTCTCAAGGCATCGCCTTTTGGCGAAAAGAAGATATAGAAAAAAAGCTCCATCCTCTTCCCATCAGAAAAATGTTTATGATTGGTTCCCGCATGGAGCGCCATTTTCGTAACATGGGTCTTTTGACCATTGGAGACGTAGCACACTATCCTGTCTATTATCTCACGAAGCGTTTCGGGCTCCGAGGTGAAATCTATCACCACCTGGCCTGGGGACGAGACGCCTCACCAGTCTTGCCACAATCGCTAGAAAATCCAAAAGGCATTGGCCATTCTATCACCTTGCCTCGAGACTACCACCAACTGGAAGACATTGAAACCGTTCTCTTAGAGCTTACTGATCAAGTCTGTAGTCGCGCTCGACGCCTGCAAAAAGCAGGTCGAACCCTCTCGCTTTCCCTTCGCTCCTACGATCTTACCAGAGGCTTTCATCGCCAATTCAGCCTTCCTGCGCCAACCAATCTTTCAGAGCAAGCCTTTCGTGCTGTCAAAATGCTCTTGCATCGTCACTGGAATGGCTTGCCCGTTCGTTCTGTTTCCGTAGGTCTTGATAACCTAGTAGACGATGAGATATTGCAACAAGAACTTTTTGTAGATCGGGCCCAACAAGATCGCCTGCATCGTGTTATAGACAGTGTTAGAGAACGCTTCGGTACGACAGCCATTTTACGGGGCTGCTCCTTAACAACAGCAGGTGTTGCCAAAGATAGAGCCCGAAAAATCGGAGGGCACGAAGCCTAAGATCGCAATAAAAAACCCCCTGAAGCTCCAAAAAAGAACTTCAGGGGGTTTTTGACTTTCAATAACTTTGGGCAAAGCAATTCATCAAAAGCTTACTGACGCTTCATACCAGCATGGTCAAAGAACATTTCCACAGCTTTGATTTGATACTGCACTCTTGTGTTAATCGGATCTTTAGTGCAAGTCTCAAAAATAGCTGCTTCAGACCCATGAAGACCAGCAGCACGAGCCAGACTGCCACCTACAGGGTTGCGAAGAACATTAAAGCGCTTTGTAGACGGCAAGTTTTTGTTCAATTCAGCTGTCAGTTTGTTGGCAAAGCTTTGCATCTGACCAGAAGGATGATAGATAATCGTCTGTCCTACAGAGTTTCGGTTCTGCACATTATAATCGTATCCTTCATGCAGGTCTAGAACATATTGAGGCTTGTAAGCCTGATACTCACTCCAGATTGCTCTGGATAGAGCATCGCTAGCCGTAGCACCATTGCTTTGTGGGAAGGCTCTGTTCAAGTCACCAAAAGAAGAATTCCGGCGATTGTTACTAATACCGACTTTGTTAGCATCAGGAATAACAATCAAAGTACCATTTTCAATCTTCCAGTCTTTGATTTGACGAGCGGCACGAAAACCAGCAGGCTCATTACCATGAACACCGCCTACGATCATCACGGTAGGACCTTCCTTGGCACCTTTAATCACATACATTTCTGTTGCCCAGGAAGTACCCTGACCCAGTGTTTTGGTCGTCACAGAAGCTTGTCCCGCTGGCGCCGTGTCATTGCTTCCTGTTACAGGGGCTGCACTATTGTTATTGGCTGGTGCTGCTACAGGCGCTGCTACAGGTGCTGCAGCCTGACCATTTCCAGCTAGAAGTTCATTGAGCTTTCTTGTCGTCTGCGGGCCTACTACACCATCAACAATTAGATTGTGCTCTCTTTGGAAGTTCTCTACCGCTCGATGGGTCATAGGACCGAAGTCACCATCGACACGACCCGTATAAAAGCCAAGATTGGTCAGTCGCATTTGCACTTCTACAACATCGTTACCACGATCGCCTCTTTTTAGAGAACGCTCCAATTGAAGCGTAGCATTCACATTGCTAGGAATGGCTTTCACATAAGTCGGATTGGTGGTAATATAGCCAATTCGACCATTTTGGGTCTGTACTTTCTGCCAGTACTGATTCGCTTGTTCTAAGACAACAAGTGTCTCTCCCTTGGGAACAAGCTGAATTCGAGTTGCATTTAGTTTCGGTTCTGTCCGTAAATAGGCGCCTCTTTCTACAACAGCCAGACCTGTCATTTCTTCCGTCGTAGCAAAAACCATAGAAATGGTCATGGCCAACAATAAGAAGACAGAAAGAGCTGCAATTGTCAGTTTACGTTTCAAAAGCTTATCCACCTTTCCTGTAATAATAAAAAAACCTTTATCCTCTGCAACAATGAATTTGCAACATTGCTACATGACAAATGGTACATGCATAATCCTAATACATATCAGGGGGTCAGATCCATACAAAATTAATTGAAACAGAGGGCATTAGTTGTTAATTATTAATAAAATGGCAGCTCTAAGCTTTAAAAACAAAAAAAGACCCAGTGTTATTTATTCACTCGATCTTTATGGAAAGCAGACGAAATAAGAAAAAGCGTAGGCAAACTCTTTCGCTAAATTTAATCTACAACAGCAATCTTGTCGCGAAGATCAGCATATTTCTTCGCCCCAATTCCAGCAACATTCTGCAAGTCTTCTACTTTACGAAAAGGCCCCTGGGTCGTACGATGATCAATAATTTTTTGCGCTAACGCTGGGCCAATGCCTGGCAATTGCTCTAAATCCCTGCTTTCTGCTCGATTGATATTAACCAACCCACTGGCGGTAATGGCACTTCCCTGACTGTTGTTATTATTGTGACTGGCCAATACTAGATGCGCTTCTACCGCGCTATCTTGACGCAAAGGTACAATTACCTTTTGTCCATCAATGAGTAAAGAAGCTCGGTTTAAAACTTCAATGTCCGCTTCTTCCATTGGATAAGCAAGTTGGAGAGCATCTTCCATACGACTCCCCTCTTGCAGACGATAGACACCAGGATTTTGTACAGCACCTGTAATATGTATAAAGATAGAAGGCCCTTCTTCTTCTACCTCATCATAAGCATTATCTTTGCTTCTATCACTTTGATTTTGTGCATGGGCTTCATTGGGCAAGTTAATGACTCTTTCATTAGAATAAAAACGACTTCCTTGCAAAAGCATGCCGACCACAAGGGCGATTACAATTGCACCAGCAATGTAATAGATCCTTTTTTTGTTTTCCACCAAAAATTCCTCCTGCGACCATTGTTTTCCTTAATTTCAATTCTTTCGACATATCTCTATTTATTCCTTCTTCTGTGATTCGGAATTTGTTAGGAAAAATCATTTTTCTTGTACAGTTTGAAAGCACTGAAAAAGTCTCTACTTTAGTTAACACGAAAGAAAATAGCTACTTTGTGGTGGGGTCAGGCGTTATGATTTCCTTCCGAACGGACTCATCCCACGCCATGAGCGGCAGCAAGCTGCCGATGGCTGAGGTCTGAAGTCCTCTCTCCAGGAAGTCATAACGCCTGACCCAGGTACATTTTGCTGGTTGTGACTGCGTTTTGGCCTATTGCAAATGCAATAGACAGTTGTGTAAACATAGCAGGAAGTTACGCCAAGCAGTGTCAACGGGAGTAACAATTAATAAAAAGCTCTCTGGGACTGGGCATCACGCTTTCCGCAGCGGGACTTGGGACCTCAGCGCATCAGTAGCTTGCTGGCGGTAACAGCGTGGGACCAGTCCAGAGCGGAGGAAAGCGTGATGACCAGTCCCATGCAAGAAGTAACACCAACATAATCAAGTAAAGTTGATTTTCATCTTTACTTGCTGTAGTAAATGAATTTACTCTAGGCTTCTGACAAGTTCAAGTTTGGGTCCTTAGATTGTCTGATTCATTATGCGTTCATAAGAAGGAGGTGTCCTGCCTTTGATTAAGATCTCAGATCTGCGAACTCGTGATATTGTAAATGTGACAGATGGTCGGCGGTTGGGCGTTATTAAAGATATTGATATTGATCCAGAAATGGGCAAGGTAAAAGCACTGATATTGCCTGCCCAGGGACGTATTATGGGTCTTTTTGGTAAGGGTGGCGATGATTTAATTGTACCTTGGGATAAAATCAAAAAAATTGGTATTGATGTGATTCTTGTAGAATTAAATCATCTTGGTGAGCCTTTTCATCAAGATATTGGCTAAAAGAAAGCCTTTAATCGAAGGAAAGAGATGACTTCGATTAAAGGCTCTTATTATGCGAAAGTATGGCAAATTGTGCCTTGACGCATCAATATGTAGAAAGATATAATTACTCGTGCACTAGATCTAGTAAAAAGAAGCGGGGTTTATCCAATGTATTGTCTATACTGTGGTCATTCTGAGACCAAGGTCATAGATACCCGTTCTGCTGAAGACGGAAGAGCGATTCGACGGCGCAGAGAATGTTCTGACTGTAATAGACGCTTTACAACTCTAGAGAAAGCAGAAGAGATGCCTCTATTGGTCCGTAAAAAAGATGGTTCCTTAGAGCTTTTTGATCGAGACAAGCTTGCGAAGGGACTGCTAAGGGCGTGTGAAAAGCGGCCTGTTGCGACGGATCAAATTGAGGCGCTTGTTTTTTCTGTGGAAAGAGATCTACGCAACCAATGTAGTCGAGAAGTGACGGCGCAACAGATTGGGGAGCTTGTTATGGAAAAGTTGCGTGATCTAGATGAAGTTGCTTATGTGCGATTTGCTTCTGTCTATCGTCAATTTAAAGACTTGAATCGGTTTTTAGAAGAAGTAGAGAGACTTTTACTGAAGAATAAGTAGGTTGTTTTTACGCGAGGCACCGATTTCTTAGGGCTATTAGAGATAGCAATTAACAATGTAACCACAGTGTCAATTATATAAATAAGGATACCTGCTTAAGGAGGAATGATGGTTGTTCAACCAGATTCGCAAAAGAGATGGACGGGTCGTTGATTTTAATGAATCAAAGATTACCGATGCCATTTTCAAAGCAGCGAAAGCAGTCGGTGGGGAAGACCGCCATATGGCGATGGAATTGACGCTACAAGTGATACGTGCTTTGAAAGCAAAATACAATGGACATATTTTTTCGGTTGAAGATGTGCAAGACATGGTAGAAAAGGTTTTGATTGAAGAAGGCCATGCTCGAACTGCAAAAGCATACATAATCTATCGCAGCCAGCGTACAAGAATTCGTGATGCTCGTTCTGACTTGATGGATGCTGTACAAGAGATTCTGAGAGAAACGAGTCGTGAAAATGCCAACGTGTCGAACAGCCCTTCCGCCAAGGTTCTTCAGATTTCTGAAGTAGCTTCGGTGAACTACTACTTAAACCGCGTTATTCCTGAAGAAGAATCGGCAGCTCATCGCAATGGTGATATTTATATTCATGATCTGGCTTGGTACGGCAAAACGATGACTTGTTTGCAAATCCCATTAAGTAGATTGTTAGCCAAAGGTTTTGATAATGGTCACGGCTATATTCGTCCTCCCAAAAGTATTAAGACAGCAGCAGCGTTAGCAGCGATTATTTTGCAGTCGAATCAGAATGACATGCATGGCGGTCAGTCTTATGCATCTTTCGATTCCGATCTAGCTCCTTATGTGAAGTCTGAGTATGAACGCCAAAAAGAAGAGCTTCTAAAGGATTTTCAGTCTTTGGATCTTGAGGTTTCTCCGGAAAAGGCCGATCAATTGGTTCGACGCCGTGTAGAAGCGGAGACTTATCAAGCTATGGAAGGCTTTATCTATAACCTCAACACGATGCACAGCCGTGCAGGGGCCCAGGTGCCTTTTTCATCGATTAATTTTGGTACCGATACTTCTTGGGAAGGTCGGCTTATTACAGGCACTTTTCTCAAAGCATATGCACGAGGCTTAGGCAAGGGAGAAGCGCCTATATTCCCCAATGTTTGTTTTAAAATCAAAAAAGGCGTTAACTATAATCCCGAAGATAAGAACTATGATCTGTTTCAATTATCGATGAAGGTAGCATGCAAACGTCTCTTCCCAAACTTTGCTTTTCAAGACGCATCTTTCAACAAGCCTTACAGTGAGCAAGGTGAAGAAGTGGCTTATATGGGTTGCCGTACCCGAGTCATTGGCAATGTAGTAGGGCCTGAAGTTACAGAAGGTCGTGGGAATCTCTCTTTTACAAGCATTAACTTACCTCGGCTAGGCCTTCGTGCAGAAGGCAATCTAGAGCGCTTCTGGTCTCTCCTTGATGAAACGATTGAACTGGTCGTTCAACAGTTGCTAACTCGTTATACCGTTCAGAGCAACTTAAAAGTCCGAGATTTTCCTTTTCTCATGGGGCAACGCCTTTATCTAGATAGTGAACAATTAGGGCCTCATGATACGATAGAATCGTCGATTCAACATGGCACTTTGTCTATGGGTTTCATTGGCTTGGCCGAATGCCTTATCGCCTTGGTGGGGAGTCACCATGGGGAATCAGCAAAAGCGCAAGATCTAGGTCTTAAAATTGTGGCTCATATGCGAGCGCGCCTTGATCAAGAGACCCAAAAGAGGAAACTTAATTTCTCTTTGCTAGCTACGCCCGCTGAAGGATTGTCTGGGAAGTTTACAGCGAAAGACAGAGGTCTTTTCGGGATTGTAGAAGGTATCACCGATCGAGAGTGGTACACCAACTCTTTTCATGTTCCAGTCGATTATAAGATTGGTGCGTTCGAAAAAATCGCCATTGAAGGACCTTATCATAAATATTGCAATGCAGGCCATATCTCTTATGTGGAACTGCCTTCAGCACCGGAGCATAACTTACAAGCTTTTGAAAGCTTAATTAAAGCCATGTATGACGCCGACATGGGTTATGGAGCTATTAATTTTCCCGTTGATATCTGTAAATCTTGTGGTTACTACGGTGTTATTCCCGAAGATTCTTGTTGCAAATGTGGTGAAGGCGCCATTACACGAGTTCGACGCATTACAGGCTATCTTTCTACACTGGATCATTTTAACGATGCCAAGAAAAAGGAAGAAGCGAGCCGGAGAGTCCATTACAATCCCAAATCGGATTGCTGTCATTGATCGAAAAAGCGGCCCAATACTCATAGGAGTATCGGGTCGCTTTCATCGCTTTCGTACAGATTCTCTACGTAGCTTGTCCAATCCCTTGGTTGATTCGCCGAATCGGGCAGGGCTTTTCACTTTATGAATTTTTCCTATATAATGATGGAGAGGAAACATAGAGATGACGCACGAAGGAAGAAAAGGAAAATGATCGAAAGTAATAGGAGTTCGAAATGATTACACTACGATTGGCAGGCATCGTAAAAGATAGCATTGTTGATGGGCCTGGAATTCGAGCTACTCTTTTTGCACAAGGTTGTCTTCATCATTGTCCTGGTTGCCACAACCCGCAAACGCATGATTTGACGAAAGGGCAAGAGATGTCCATCGATGAAATTGTAACGATTCTTGAAAAAACAACATATCTAGATGGAGTAACTTTTTCTGGCGGTGAACCTTTTTTGCAAGCCCAGGCCTTTGCGTTACTAGGGCAAAAGATTCGTGCTCGGGGAATGCATCTCATCATTTATACAGGTTATACTTTCGAACAAATTATAGCGCTGGCGGAGCATGAGAGAAGCTACCTTGATTTGTTAGAGCAAGCGAACTGGTTAATCGATGGTCTCTTTAGAGAAGAAGAAAAAGATTTGTCTCTGCCTTTTCGAGGCTCAAGAAATCAACGAATTATTGACGTGAAAGAATCAATTCGGACAGGTAACGTGATTCCAGTGATGGATTGATGAAAAGAAAGGGGAAGTATTTTGCCAGAGAAGAAGTGGTCACAGCAGCGTGAAGGCGATTTTGTCTTTTTCCATCCCCATTGGCCATCTGGTGCGATTGGTGCCGTTAGTACAAGATATGGGGGCGTTAGCTCTAGACCTTATGATAGTCTGAACCTAGCCTTTCATGTTCAAGATGAAGAAGCTAGGGTTTGGGAAAATCGAGAGCGGCTTACCCAGACCCTGGGCTTATCTTCATCGCAATGGGCTACTGTGAATCAAGTACATGGTACGAAAGTACACTGGATTGAAAAAGAAGAGTGCCATGATTTTGCAAGACGAGAAGGCATAGAGCTTCTCGATGGAGATGGCATTGCGACGGAGGTTCCTTCCTTGCCTTTGGCTGTTTTTGGCGCTGACTGTGCTTTACTGCTCTACTATGATCCAATAGATAGAAGAATTGGTGCAGTTCATGCTGGTTGGAGAGGCACTGTTGCTGGTTTACCAGCTCTCATGGTTCAAGAATTCAAGCAACGAGGTAGCCTTATTGACAATATACATGTAGCCATAGGCCCTGCCATTGGTCCTTGTTGCTATCCTGTTGGCCCAGAGGTGGTGGCAGCTTTTAAGGAAAAATGGTCTTTTGCGGATCAGCTTTTTTCTCCTGAAGATAAAGATGGAACAGTGCGACTTCATCTTTTAAAGGCCATTGAACTTCAACTTGAAGAGGTCGGACTTTTAGGAGAGCAAGTTTCATCGCTTGATTTATGTACATCTTGCCATGATGATATTTTTTATTCTTATCGTCGTGCTCATGGTCAGACAGGCCGTCATGGTGCCTTGATTATGTTAACAGAAGAAAGGTAGAGGAGAGACTTTATGGCTAAGATTTTAGTTGTTGAAGATGACAGCAATATTTTAGAACTTGTTAAGTTTAACCTAGAAAAAGAAGGCCATCAGGTAGAAGAAGCTCTTGATGGCGAAAGCGCTATTATAAAGTTACAAGAAGAATTGCCCGATTTGGTAATATTAGATCTGATGCTTCCTCGCCTTGATGGTCTTGAAGTATGTCGGAGAATTCGTTCACGGTCTCGTTCCTCGAACTTGCCTGTTATGATGCTTACAGCAAAGGGTGAGGAAGTAGATAAAGTATTAGGATTAGAGATGGGTGCCGACGACTACATGACCAAGCCTTTTAGTCCTCGCGAACTGGTGGCAAGAGTCAAGGCTCTATTAAGAAGAAGCCACCGCGGTGAAGCTTCTGCTAGCGGACCTATTCATGTTGCTGAATTGTCCATTGATGTAGAAAGGTATGAAGTCTGGATTAACGGACGCAAGCAAGATCTAACACCGAAAGAATTTGAATTATTGCGATGGTTGGCTTCTAATCCTGGTAAAGTATTTAACCGTGAGTTTTTGTTGGAACGTGTCTGGGGTTATGACTATTACGGCGATAGTAGAACAGTAGATGTACATATTCGCCATATTAGACAGAAAATCGAGAAGGACCCAAGCAATCCTAGATATATCGAAACTGTACGAGGCGTGGGATATAAATTCCGCGATCCAGCGGAAATGGGATGAAAATATTTTGAGAAAACCTTATAGCATCAAAATAATTATTGTTTACACCTATCTTTTTCTTTTGTTAATACCAGCGATTGGTTTATTTATTTTCGGACCTGCTATGGAAGATAGGTTGCAGACGGCTTGGTGGTTCCTGGGCTACCTTGTGCTCTCAACGGGGCTTGTCTATGTCTGGGCTGGAAAAATAAGTCGCACCCTTGATGATGTAAGACGAGCTGTAGAGGATATGAAAGATGGCGCCATGCCTAGACTTTATGGCATTCAAAGAGAAGGAGAGTTAGGTCAACTAGCCTCAGCCATTCGAACTACGGCAGAAAGCTTACAAAAGGAAATACGAGACTTAAATCAAGAAAAGGATAAGTTTGAAACAGTACTCGGTTCTATGGTAGAAGGCGTTGTCGGCTTTGATCGACATGGTCGTATCCTATTAGTCAATGAAGCAGCCGAAAAAATGTTATTGATTGATGCAGATAAGGCCAAGGGGAAGCTCCTTGTAGAAGTAATCCGGAATAGAGAACTAGAAACAGTATTTTCTCATACTTTACAAAGCGGTGAGGCAGGGCGACAAGAAATTCAACTTTGGCCCAATCGATGGTTGATCTATCGAGTGCAGGTCATTCCTTTCTGGTCAGAAAAGCGCCTTCGCGGTGCTGTTATGGTTCTTCAGGATATTACAGAAGTAAGACGCTTAGAGCAGATGCGAACAGAGTTTGTAGCGAATGTCTCCCATGAATTGCGAACCCCTCTGACTTCGATCAAAGGATTTGTAGAAACGTTACTCGATGGTGCTCTTGAAGATAAAAAAGTATCTCAACGATTTTTATCTATCATTGATGCTGAAACGGATCGCTTACAGCGTCTTATCGAAGACTTGCTAAAACTATCTCATATAGAAAGCCACCGCGAAGCGATCTTTCAAGGTGAAACAGATGCTGTACCAGAGATCTATCGAATTAGAAGTTTATTAACGCCGATGGCGCAGGAGAAGGATGTAATACTACACTTTGAAGTAGAAAGGTCTTTGGTGTTGGTGCCTCTTACGTCCGATCATCTGCAACAAGTTCTCGTCAACCTCGTTGAAAATGCCATTAAATACAATAAAAAAGGTGGTGTCGTTCACCTTCGGGCCTTTCAGAAAGAGGGACTGGTACAAATCACGATAAAAGATACGGGAATTGGTATTCCTGAAGAAAGCTTACCAAGAATCTTTGAGCGCTTTTATCGAGTTGATAAAGCTCGTTCCAGAGATATTGGAGGTACCGGGCTAGGTCTAGCCATTGTAAAGCATATTGTGGAAGGCAGTGGTGGAACCATCGCCGTAACTTCTCGTGTAGGCCAAGGAACGACTTTTTCGATTTCTTTTTCAAGCGTTAACAATTTAACGAGAACTTAATCTGATTTTTATGGCTCTATAATGGACAAAGTCTACTATTACCTTATAAGAACGAGGGTGAGTAGACTTTTTTTATTGCCTTTTCTTATCATCTACAAAGGAGGAATCAACAATAGTGTTACAAAATCGCAAAGCAACAAATGTGCTGGCCAAAGAAATAGATGATATGATGATTGCTCATTCCATTGCTACAAAGCCCATTGGTCAATTTACAGAACCTGTTCAGATGATGGATGGAAATATGAAAACACGTTATATTGCTGATTTTTTTGAGCGGGCACCTCATTCACAAAGTATCGTGGTTACTGATAAAGGGCTGCCAATTGGTTTGGTGATGAAAGATAAATTCTTTGCCCACCTTGGAAAGCGCTATGGTGTTTCGATCTACTACGAGAGGCCTGTCCACTTAATAATGGATCCAAATTTTACTCGTGTTGATAGCGAGGCAACGGTGGAAGACGTTTCGAAGATAGCGACACAACGAGAAAGCAATGTACTATACGATAGCATTGTTGTAACAGATCATGGTCGCTGTGTCGGCATTATTACAATTAAAGCTTTGTTAGATCTTATTACAGGAAATCAAGTTGCTTTGGCCAGGAGTCAAACAAACAGTTTAAGAAAAACAGCTGATATGGTAGCTAATATTGCTGAATTAGCGCAGAAAATTGAAGCCTATAGTGCCCAGACCAAAGAAAAGTCTCAGAACATGCACAATTCAACAGTAGGAGGTCGGAAAGCAGTAATAGAAACACTCAAAGTAATCGAGCAAATTGGTCAAGCCATAAAAAAAGAAGCAGAGATCATTCATGAACTCGAAAAATATTCCAATAAAATCAAACCCATATCGTTGGTGATTGGCAAATTAGCTGGGCAGATTGACATGCTTGCTTTGAATGCTTCTATTGAAGCAGCGCGAGCCGGTCAACATGGTCGAGGCTTTGCTGTCGTTGCAGCTGAAATCAAAAAACTTGCTG containing:
- the pnpS gene encoding two-component system histidine kinase PnpS → MRKPYSIKIIIVYTYLFLLLIPAIGLFIFGPAMEDRLQTAWWFLGYLVLSTGLVYVWAGKISRTLDDVRRAVEDMKDGAMPRLYGIQREGELGQLASAIRTTAESLQKEIRDLNQEKDKFETVLGSMVEGVVGFDRHGRILLVNEAAEKMLLIDADKAKGKLLVEVIRNRELETVFSHTLQSGEAGRQEIQLWPNRWLIYRVQVIPFWSEKRLRGAVMVLQDITEVRRLEQMRTEFVANVSHELRTPLTSIKGFVETLLDGALEDKKVSQRFLSIIDAETDRLQRLIEDLLKLSHIESHREAIFQGETDAVPEIYRIRSLLTPMAQEKDVILHFEVERSLVLVPLTSDHLQQVLVNLVENAIKYNKKGGVVHLRAFQKEGLVQITIKDTGIGIPEESLPRIFERFYRVDKARSRDIGGTGLGLAIVKHIVEGSGGTIAVTSRVGQGTTFSISFSSVNNLTRT
- a CDS encoding methyl-accepting chemotaxis protein, with the protein product MLQNRKATNVLAKEIDDMMIAHSIATKPIGQFTEPVQMMDGNMKTRYIADFFERAPHSQSIVVTDKGLPIGLVMKDKFFAHLGKRYGVSIYYERPVHLIMDPNFTRVDSEATVEDVSKIATQRESNVLYDSIVVTDHGRCVGIITIKALLDLITGNQVALARSQTNSLRKTADMVANIAELAQKIEAYSAQTKEKSQNMHNSTVGGRKAVIETLKVIEQIGQAIKKEAEIIHELEKYSNKIKPISLVIGKLAGQIDMLALNASIEAARAGQHGRGFAVVAAEIKKLADETNESAKNITTLIQLIIQQISEAVKTAKNSQKQVHAGEMISGKIETSLEEIFHSIEETNHHVEEIFDLASEISSSSTNLLDVIQFMALQAEKAAGLSASNTPRGMTIEKKPIKQIN